In one window of Rhodopseudomonas palustris HaA2 DNA:
- a CDS encoding metal ABC transporter substrate-binding protein: MKPKADHRRLAWTAFAGALACLLLAGPSLAETRKPFRVVTTFTIIQDIAQNVAGDRAVVESITKPGAEIHDYQPTPRDIVRAQSADLVLWNGFNLERWFERFFQSVKQVPSVVVTEGIAPMGIADGPYAGKPNPHAWMSPSNALIYVENIRKALVTYDPSNKDAYDRNAADYSARIRALDEPLRKRLAEIPKDKRWLVSSEGAFSYLARDYEMKEAFLWPINADEQGTPQQVRKVIDLVRNNDIPVVFSESTISDRAAKQVAREAGARYGGVLYVDSLSAAGGPVPTYLDLLKVTVETIAKGFGA; the protein is encoded by the coding sequence ATGAAGCCGAAAGCCGACCATCGACGCCTGGCCTGGACCGCCTTCGCGGGCGCCCTCGCCTGCCTGCTGCTGGCGGGCCCCTCCCTGGCGGAAACGCGCAAGCCGTTCCGGGTGGTGACGACCTTCACCATCATCCAGGACATCGCGCAGAACGTCGCCGGCGACAGGGCCGTGGTGGAATCGATCACCAAGCCGGGGGCTGAGATCCACGACTACCAGCCGACACCGCGCGACATCGTCCGCGCGCAGTCGGCAGACCTCGTGCTGTGGAACGGATTCAACCTCGAACGCTGGTTCGAGCGGTTCTTCCAGAGCGTCAAACAGGTGCCGAGCGTGGTCGTCACCGAAGGCATCGCGCCGATGGGGATCGCCGACGGGCCCTATGCCGGCAAGCCGAACCCGCACGCCTGGATGTCGCCGTCGAACGCGCTGATCTATGTCGAGAACATCCGCAAGGCGCTGGTCACCTACGATCCGTCCAACAAGGACGCCTACGATCGCAACGCCGCCGACTATTCCGCGCGGATCAGGGCGCTCGACGAGCCGCTGCGCAAGCGGCTCGCCGAAATTCCGAAGGACAAGCGCTGGCTGGTGTCGAGCGAAGGCGCTTTCAGCTATCTTGCGCGCGACTACGAGATGAAGGAAGCTTTCCTCTGGCCGATCAACGCCGACGAACAGGGCACGCCGCAGCAGGTGCGCAAGGTGATCGACCTGGTGCGCAACAACGACATCCCGGTGGTGTTCAGCGAAAGCACGATCTCGGACCGCGCCGCCAAGCAGGTGGCCCGCGAGGCCGGGGCACGCTACGGTGGGGTGCTCTATGTCGACTCGCTCAGCGCCGCGGGCGGCCCAGTCCCGACCTATCTGGACCTGCTGAAGGTCACAGTGGAGACCATCGCGAAAGGGTTTGGCGCTTGA
- a CDS encoding manganese/iron ABC transporter ATP-binding protein, whose product MARTEFNAAPASISVQNLTVTYPNGFTAVKDASFALDAGTICALVGVNGSGKSTIFKAIMGFVRPTSGVVKLCGLPVAEALKNNIVAYVPQSEDVDWNFPVLVETVVMMGRYGHMNFLRIPSRLDRRKVDEALERVGMSDYRHRQIGELSGGQKKRVFLARSLAQGGRIILLDEPFTGVDVKTEAAIIGLLRELRDSGHLMLVSTHDLGSIPEFCDQVVLINRSVLAAGPTAETFTRDNLERTFGGVLRNRQFGGTGPDRDDDRGQFTVISDDERPLVLLGERRSQRQDEET is encoded by the coding sequence ATGGCTAGAACGGAATTCAACGCGGCGCCCGCCAGCATCAGCGTGCAGAACCTCACCGTCACCTATCCGAACGGCTTCACCGCCGTGAAGGACGCGTCGTTCGCGCTCGACGCCGGCACGATCTGCGCCCTGGTCGGCGTCAACGGCAGCGGCAAGTCGACCATCTTCAAGGCGATCATGGGCTTCGTGCGGCCCACCTCCGGCGTGGTGAAACTCTGCGGTCTGCCGGTCGCGGAGGCGCTGAAGAACAACATCGTCGCCTATGTGCCGCAGAGCGAGGACGTCGACTGGAACTTCCCGGTGCTGGTCGAAACCGTGGTGATGATGGGCCGCTACGGCCACATGAACTTCCTGCGGATTCCGTCGCGCCTCGATCGCCGCAAGGTCGACGAGGCGCTGGAGCGCGTCGGCATGAGCGACTACCGGCACCGCCAGATCGGCGAATTGAGCGGCGGCCAGAAGAAGCGTGTGTTCCTGGCCCGCTCGCTGGCGCAGGGCGGCCGCATCATCCTGCTCGACGAGCCGTTCACCGGCGTCGACGTCAAGACCGAAGCCGCGATCATCGGGCTGTTGCGCGAGTTGCGGGACTCCGGCCATCTGATGCTGGTCTCGACCCACGACCTCGGCAGCATTCCGGAATTCTGCGACCAGGTCGTCCTGATCAACCGCTCCGTTCTCGCCGCCGGGCCGACCGCCGAGACCTTCACGCGCGACAATCTCGAACGGACGTTCGGCGGCGTGCTGCGCAACCGGCAATTCGGCGGCACCGGGCCGGATCGCGACGACGACCGCGGGCAGTTCACGGTGATCAGCGACGACGAACGGCCGCTCGTGCTGCTCGGCGAGCGCCGGAGCCAGCGCCAGGACGAGGAGACCTGA